The Homo sapiens chromosome 20, GRCh38.p14 Primary Assembly sequence GAGCAGGCGGTAAAGAAGTGAGGAGACTGGCCTAGAAGTagaggggaagggtggggggaggggagaaggcagTGGCGGGAAGGTAGGAGGGGAAATACTTGGGAGTCATTGCACTCACTGTGGCTGCTTTGCAGTGAAGGAGAGTCCAGCAGAGCATATCTTGATGGTTTGAGTCTGACAGCTGGGACAGTGTCATGAACAAGCAGAGTAGattgatttggaaaagaaaattatgaattttGTCTTAGGACAAATAATCTTAACCAGTCATTCAGAAGATTAGAAATGGTAGACAAAAGTTCAGGGTAGAAATCCAAAAACTAGTTAGATTTGCAAGCTTTTTGAAAAGTGATAGTTAAAATTTTGGGAGTAGACATAAAGGCTATCTGAGATGAAGACCATGGATAGAACCTTGGAAAGCTATATATAGAGTgctggaaaaggaggaagaatttaaataattatggTTGAATAATAGGCCTTTCTTGTTAGCAattgtaattttctttaaaaagttagttGCTGTTTGGATGTGCATTCAAATATAGAGTGGGTTTTTAAAGTATTGCCATGTGACAGAATTTTGTTGGATTATCCCCTTTGGTAGAAAGATTATGACAGTTGAGTTATACCACCACATGTTTTGTTAATGGAATTATACTCTTGCATGATTATGGAATTAATCCTAACATCTTTTAAGGGTagttatcttttatttcctttctaagtttttatttattggtGGTATAATTTTTATTGAGACCTTTGATGGTTTTTATTGTTGTCATAGGAATTACAACTTAGAAATATGTTTCTATGtgcaaatgttttctatttattaatgGTAAAATGTCCAATATAATTGATAGCCCTTAGAATTTGATTTAGAAATAGGCAATTCAAcagaaatattttagattttaaaaatataaatttaatacaaATATGACTTTAGCAAAAATGAAAGTAGGTAGTCAGTTCATTCCTGCTTAAAACCCTCTGATGATTTCCCATTGCAACCAGAATAAAATCCCTTCTGatttggacttcccaacctcatCTTCCCTCATTCTCTCACTCCCTCATCACAGTcagccacactggcttccttCCTGTTCCTCAGACTTGATgagcttgtttctttttttttttttttttgagatggagtcttgctctgtcacccaggctggagtgcagtggtgcaatctcggctcactgcaacctctgcttcccaggttcaagtgattgtcctgcctcagcctcctgagtagctgagactacaggtgcatgccaccatgcctggctaatttttgtatttttagtagagatggggtgtcaccatgttggccaggctggtctcgaactcctgacctcaggtgatccacccgtcttggcctcgaagtgttctgggattacaggtgtgagccactgcacccagccgttagcttgtttctgtttctgtgctcTTATGCTTGGTTATTCTTAAGGACACTTCACCCTCGGTTCTTCCCACGTCTGCCTCCTCCTGCTTAGCTCAGATAAGTTTGTCAGAGGAGTCTCTTCTGACTACCCTAACTAAAGCCCTCCACCTTCCCACCTTTACCACATCATCCTCTGAAGACCTGGAAATATCTTATTTAAGAATATGTTAACTTGTTTCCTGTCTGTCTGGTTTACCATCAGGTCGCAGCATCTAAATCTGGCAGACTTACTTAGTGTACTATAATGCATGCACTCTTTTTTTTGTGGAGTGgggacggagtctagctctgtcccccaggctggagtgcagtggcgcgatctcggctcactgcaagctccacaccattctcctgcctcagcctctgagtagctgggactacaggagcccgccaacacacccggctaatttttttttttgtattgttagtagagacgggatttcactgtgttagccaggatggtctcgatctcctgacttcgtgatccgcccgtctcggcctcccaaagtgctgggattacaggcgtgagccaccgcgcccggccgcactCTGTCTTTTAAGCAAAGTTGAGCAGATGCTTAACTAGAAATCTGATTTTATGTAAACCTTAATGAACATTTAATTCAAGGAACTAATATAAAGTATGACATTAAGTATAGTTACATTTTACTGCTTGATTACAGcacattttctgtttgctttttgatTTCAGTTAGGCATCAGTAAGGCAGAAGTTACACTTAATATGtactggtgttttgttttgttttgttttaagtcttgctctgtcacccaggctggaatgcaggggcgtgacctccactcactgcaacctccgcctcccaggttcttgtgcctcagcttccagagtggctgggactacagatgcgtgccaccacgcccagctaatttttgtatttttagtagagacagggttttgccatgttggccagactgttctcaaactcctgacctcaagtgatccgcccacctcggcctcccaaagtgctgggtttacaggtgggagccgccgtgcctggccccaagtgatttattttattttattttattttattttttttgagacagagtcttactctgttgcccaggctagagtgcagtggtgtgatctcggctcactgcagcctctacctcctgggctcaagcgattctcctgcctcagtctcccaagtagctgggactacaagcgtgtgctaccatgcccggctaatttttgtgttttcagtagagacacggtttcacgacgttagccaggctggtctcaaactcctgacctcaggtgatccaccctcctcagcctctcatagtgctgggattacaggtgtgagccactgcgcctggcccccaagtgatttttgaaaagcaaattgcaaaaccattttaaaatttaaaactatgtgATCTTTTAACATCTGATACTCTACTAAAATTTCTTTAAAGTGAAAGCTTACAATTCAATGTGTAAACTACTTTATAGTCTGAAGTTTAAGATAGTGTTGTTGGATATCTTGAaaaatttttataacaatttaTTGTTAGAAGAAAAACCCCATACTCTATTCCTAGAGCAGTTATCATGGGAGCAAAAACAAAGCACAAGAAACCTGGtatcttaaaagttattttcatgcAGAGGATCCCAATCCCCCATTCCCTGTTAAGAGTATTAGAGTTTATCCTAATTGATTCGGGAGATGGGGAAGAGAAGGTACAGAATAGACTTTCTGCTCTCATTGTTGAGGTTATTGCTGTgcactaaaaatttttaaaaaaatatttaaagcttgcgccttttaaaaatactcagGTCATTCCTGTCAGTTTGGAATTCAGCCAgggaaatgtgtatttttaaaagcttcccagcCAGTCCTGATAATCAGCCAGGTGGAGGATCTGTTGATGTGCTACAGAACAGACCCCTCTCCAGATCTAGTCAGAATCTCTACATCCAGACTTCTTGCTATAACACCGTCTGTTTTTGATTGACACCAGACACATATGTTTACCTCTTCGATTTATTCTCGTTTTATTAGGAACACTAGAAAGGCTTTGCTTTAAACTTTGTCTCTCATAGGGCATGCCCTTACACAGATGTGACTTTGTGGCCCAGATGCTGGTAACTGGGCATCTAAATCATCTCTTAGATTTTGTGCATTGGACATTATTTTGTAGGTGTCTTTTAAGGTTACATTTTTATGAATCAGGGTTTAAAGTTGTCTAAGGAATATACATTTTAGTAGTAAATTGTAAATTATAGTTTTAACAAAAGATATGgcccagaaatgaaaaaaataaattacagcctgtaatcccagcatttttggtggccgaggcgggcgaatcacaagatcaggagatcgagaccatcctggctagcatggtgaaaccgtgtctctactaaaaatacaaaaaaattagccgggcttggtggtgggcgcctgtagtcccagctactcggaaggctgaggcaggagaatggcatgaacccaggaggcggagcttgcagtgagcctagatcgcgccactgcactccagcctgggcgacagagcgagactccgtctcaaaaaaaaaaaaaaaaagaaattgtggagTAACATCTCAGTATGTGACACCAGTTACTCACAACAGAAACGTGGGTGTCACCTTTGACACATACCTATTTTTTAGTCAGTCACCAAGCCTATTAAAACTGTGTTCTAGTTATTTTTCAGATTTGTCTCCCCATTTCCATGTCCTCTGCTCCAGGCCAGGTGCCATCCAAATTTACTGaagtagcttcttttttttttttttttttttttttctgagaagcagtctcgctcttgttgcccaggctggagtgcaatggcgtgatctcgtctcacggcaacctccgcctcctgggttcaagtgagtctcctgcctcatcctcccgagtaggtgggattacaggcatgcgccaccatgcctggctaattgtgtatttttagtagagatggggtttctccatgttggtcaggctgcttgcgaactcccgacctctggtaatccgcccacctcggcctgccaaagtgctgggattacaagtgtgacccaCTGCACTGCGCTGGCTGCAGTAGCTTCTTGTCCTCCCCCTCCACGTCCTTCTCCAGCCTGCAGCCGGAGTGAGCTTTGTAGAAAAACCAAATGAGTTCACTATCACTGTCTTCCCTTAAAATCCttgattttcttccctttgcCCTTAGGCTAAAGTCTGTAAACTTTGGTACTTCCCAGGAGGCCCTGTTTGTCTGTTTGGCCCCTGGCTGCCTCTGACTCAGCTCctgactccctccctccctccctccctcctgcttttCACCCTCTGTTCTAGCTGTATTGGATTTCTTTGTCTGGCCCTCCCTCTTCTGGATATTGTCGAGTCCTGTGCCTGGAACATTCTTCTTGCCTTCTACTATTAGCCCCTGGCTGGTTTTCCTCACAGAATCACTTCCCTGGAGAAGCCTTGCCTTACTCCTACAAGCCAGGCCAGGTCCCCTTTACATACTTCCCCAGCATGGTGTGCTTATAGCTCTCAGCACCTTTGTTATAATTTACTTAgagtatttgaaattatttgttaGTTGCCATCTCCTCTTTTAGATTGTAAGCACCACGAAAGTAGACACCATACCTATTTTATTCACCAAATCTGTACCACAGAGcacaattcctggcacatagtcaGTGTTCGTTAAATATTTGGtgattaatttttctgtattaggAATGAAGGGGTCTGCAAAATTTGAATATCTAATTTGCTTTAAGtgatatttaatctttttaaagttgccagatctggctgggcgcagtggctcacgcctgtaatcccagcactttgggaggccaaggtgggcggatcgcccaACGTCAGGAGTTCgccaccagcctgaccaacatggtgaaaccctgtctctaatacaaaaattagccgggcatggtggtgcatgcttgtaatcccagctactcgggaggctgaggaaggagaatcgcttgaacccaggaggtggaggttgcagtgagccgagatcgtgtcattgcactctagagcgaaactccgtctcaaaaaaaaaaaaaaaagttgccagaTCTATCTCATTTAACCATTTTATATTAGAGCAAGAGTTGGCAAACTAAGGCCTGTTGGCTGCTTTTGCATATAAAATTTTCTTGGAACAGGGTCTCACcattgcccagattggagtgcagtggtgccatcttagcgTACTTCAGcttcgacctctcaggctcaagtgatcctcccacttcagcctcccaagtagcttggactacaggcacaaacaaaccaccatgcccagctaatttttaaaattatttttgtagagacagggtcctgctatgttacccaggctggtcttaaactactAAGCtgaagcagtcctctcacctcgcccttccaaagtgctgggattacaggcatgagccatcatgcctggccacataATATTTTATggattgtctgtggctgcttttacaAGAGTGATTATATAGCCTGTAATACCTAGACATTTACTGTCTGACTCTTGACAGAAAACGGTTGTCAACCCCTGgattagaacattttaaaacattatttcattatttgatttCTTCCTCTGATCTTCAAGTGGGGCATAATCTTGAACTTTGTTGATGGCTGTACTATAATGGTTGCTGTTTTGTTACTGTATGGGGATACTGATGGAGCTTatgtagaagtttttttttttttctagatttgcTTTTTACTCACTGTGAAGCTTTTATGTCTTACATCTGCCTGCCACCCACAAATGGATCCTTACCCTTTGCTCTGAATGTGTGGTTTATGACCCTCTATGAGCAAAGGAATGAGATTACTAGGCTTTTCAGAATTAATGTTTAAAGAGTAAGAGGTTCAGAGGGAAGCCCTGCAGGATAAGTGAAGAACAGCCACTATTTGTGTGTAAGAAAGTAAGACATCCAGTTTGACTATTTGGAGGCCTTCTAGGTGGATCCTTGTCTGttcagttagccgagatcattgGCTGAAGAAAAGGCTTGGGATAAATGCGGTGCTGCTGTATCAGCCCATATCATGTACTGTTGCATAAGTGAATTTATACAAGTGGACAGTTGCTATGATCAAGTTTTCAAACTTTCCATCTCATTCTGAGTTTAATGCTCTGATAGTGTTCAGGTAGAAAGTCAACTCCAATTCCTTGTGGACATTCACCTTTACACTTTAACACCCTGAACCCTGGCTTtctgccaaaatattttctttcccagtGGCTGGAAACTGATTAGCTAGATGGGAGAACAAAGGTGGCTTTGTACTGGGGCATATTGCTTTTGAGAATTTAGCAGAGAGCATTCAAATGGAGTCTGGATGTGATGCCAAATTATGCAGATTTGGAGTTTATTTTGGTTAGGTTTCCCATGAGTAGGTATGTAGGCAACGTAATACTGTTCTCAGTTTATATGGTCTGGAATTTCCCTTATAAATGTTATATAGGCTTTCCTTATTGattgttttaaaacacaaatatgtatGATTTTGAGAAAACACATTACCAGAAGACTATTCTTGATAGGTTTTTTTGCCAAAAAGATTGTTGTACCAATGGATTTATATCCAAAGccatattataaatacatttctgtcTCTGTAAGAGCCCAATGCAAATACTTATAAATGATTACAAGTGTccccaaggggaaaaaaatgccaaaaaaataaGATACCCGTAACCTTATATATTTATCTGAAACTAGGTTTTGAAGAGTGTTCACGCAGCATCAGAAAAGAATACTAAAGCTCCCCATACTCTGACATAATTGATACTTGGCATTCATTATTGTGACTTGGAAGATACTAGCCTCGTAAGAAAACCTGGGCTCTAGTTCTTTCTGTGTAACTTACGTTGTACCCTTAATTTATTGGTTATAAAGTGAAGATGATAATAGTTTAGCAATGAGGGGgtttaggattaaacaagagAATATGAGTTGAAGCGCTATACAAACGCAAGATGGTGAGATTGGTGTTTTCTGTGGCAGCAGCTGAGACTAGGATTTTCAACTATTttgtggaggaggagggaagccatttattttttgttgttgtcttttcttttctttttctttttttctttctttctttttttttttttttttttttttgcctagccACTGGAAAACCAGGGAGAGGCATTATTgaagttgttgtgttttttttttaattcatgtaaATTTCACTTTTTAGTTTATCCTCATTGtagttatttttgaaaatactattttaacttttgtttctgctgttagtttcattttctgttttaccTCTCATTCTCTgatgaaatgttttgtttatAGACTATCTTCCTTCAGCCATATAATTTAACCATATCTGGTGTTAGGTGTTCTGTTTTCccttttagtttattatttaattagGCGGCAGTATTTAAAGATCGCAAGATTTTGCCTAAAAACAAGACTTTCTGGCATGAAGAAAATCTGCGAGGAACTGAGAAGCAGCTATGCCATCTAAATGAGGCAGGAGCTCTCCAGTTTGCCAGAGTCCTACTACTTCCTATTGTCTGTGTCACCACCACTGAGGACAAAATACCATTGAACTTTATGCATAGTTTTTCACacagtaaagaaaaaagttaaaactcCACCTTTGcctctttcaaaatgaaaatgagagatCAAGAATTCctgctgggcgaggtggctcacacctgtaatcccagcactttgggaagctgaggcaggtggatcacctgaggtcaagagttccatcaagaccagcctggccaacatagtgaaaccgcatctctactgaaaatacaaaaattatctgggcatagtggcgcatgcctgtaatcccaagccacttgggaggctaaggcaggagaatcgcttgaacctgggaggcgggggtggcagtgagctgagatcatgcctctgcactccagccaggacgacagagcgagactccgtctcaaacaataGCAACAGAAAACTGAGGGAGAGTGTTTATTTGCAGAATACCAAAATTCCGAAGTGTTTGTTTGATATGCATCAGCATCAATTACATTATCTGCCCACTCAGCCTCTGATATTGGTATATGATTTTACTCTCTGATTTACCTTGAGAATCAAATATCCCACTTCAAGTATTTGAGTTGAATATGATAAACATGCAAATTGCAGgcgtgtttttgttttgttaccgaggctggagtgcagtgatcataGTGCGCTGCAGACCTGAATCCTGGagtgaagccatcctcccatctcagcctcccaagtagccgggactccAGGCAGACGCTacctaccacacctggctaatttttttttacttttcataaagacagggtctcacgctgttgcccaggctgggctcaagtgatccactcaccatggcctcccaaaaaagcactgggattatagacgtgaggcaccacgcccaacCACATTACAAGTTTTTTAAACAAGTgaaggaaaaatgtattttaagtaactggtttaaaatgatgttttaagGCCGGACACAGTAGCTCtcacctgtactcctagcacattgagaggctgaggcgggaggatctcctgaggccaggagttcaaaaccagcctgggcaacatagcaagaccctattcaaaaaaaagtaaaaatacatatatatttaatgatgTTTAAGAATATGTAagatctggccaggtgcggtggctcacgcctataattccagcactttgggaggccgaggtgggtggatcatgaggtcaggaaatcgagaccatcctggctaacacggtgaaaccccatctgtactaaaaatacaaaaagttagccaggcctggtggcacacacctgtagtcccagctactcgggagggtgaggcaggagaattgcttgaacccgggaggcggaggttgcagtgagccgaggtcacgccactgcactccagcctggtcgacagagcgagactccatctcaaaaaaaaaaaaaatatgtaagatcTATCATAGTTTCATTTGccatatttaatgtttaaaagtGAATGAGCTCTATCAAATTTAACTTCAACATTGGTTTATTTTGTGATGTGTATTTGAGATGGCCACCTAGTGGTTTTTTCTGGTATGGCATTTTACTACTGTACTAGATTATGATCTGATTAGAATAAGCTTATTAGCTAGTTTGTTTATATaccaaatatattttgagttatcCTTTCTGTACAGATTCAGCTGCAAGTGAATAGATATTTTTACAgcatttctataattattttgttttatttttaaacagaagaaGCAGACTACAGTGCCTTTGGTACAGACacgctaataaagaagaagaatgtTTTAACCAACGTATTGCGTCCTGACAACCATAGAAAAAAGCCACATATAGTCATTAGTATGCCCCAAGACTTTAGACCTGTGTCTTCTATTATAGACGTGGATATTCTCCCAGAAACGCATCGTAGGGTACGTCTTTACAAATACGGCACGGAGAAACCCCTAGGATTCTACATCCGGGATGGCTCCAGTGTCAGGGTAACACCACATGGCTTAGAAAAGGTTCCAGGGATCTTTATATCCAGGCTTGTCCCAGGAGGTCTGGCTCAAAGTACAGGACTATTAGCTGTTAATGATGAAGTTTTAGAAGTTAATGGCATAGAAGTTTCAGGGAAGAGCCTTGATCAAGTAACAGACATGATGATTGCAAATAGCCGTAACCTCATCATAACAGTGAGACCGGCAAACCAGAGGAATAATGTTGTGAGGAACAGTCGGACTTCTGGCAGTTCCGGTCAGTCTACTGATAACAGCCTTCTTGGCTACCCACAGCAGATTGAACCAAGCTTTGAGCCAGAGGATGAAGACAGCGAAGAAGATGACATTATCATTGAAGACAATGGAGTGCCACAGCAGATTCCAAAAGCTGTTCCTAATACTGAGAGCCTGGAGTCATTAACACAGATAGAGCTAAGCTTTGAGTCTGGACAGAATGGCTTTATTCCCTCTAATGAAGTGAGCTTAGCAGCCATAGCAAGCAGCTCAAACACGGAATTTGAAACACATGCTCCAGAtcaaaaactcttagaagaagaTGGAACAATCATAACATTATGAAACCgtggtttgaatgttttcagAGTGAGGATGCCATGAGGACTTGTACATTTGGCTAGTTTAAAAGCATATATACCTCTGACCAGTGACGTGGAATAGGCATGAGAC is a genomic window containing:
- the PARD6B gene encoding partitioning defective 6 homolog beta, which translates into the protein MNRSHRHGAGSGCLGTMEVKSKFGAEFRRFSLERSKPGKFEEFYGLLQHVHKIPNVDVLVGYADIHGDLLPINNDDNYHKAVSTANPLLRIFIQKKEEADYSAFGTDTLIKKKNVLTNVLRPDNHRKKPHIVISMPQDFRPVSSIIDVDILPETHRRVRLYKYGTEKPLGFYIRDGSSVRVTPHGLEKVPGIFISRLVPGGLAQSTGLLAVNDEVLEVNGIEVSGKSLDQVTDMMIANSRNLIITVRPANQRNNVVRNSRTSGSSGQSTDNSLLGYPQQIEPSFEPEDEDSEEDDIIIEDNGVPQQIPKAVPNTESLESLTQIELSFESGQNGFIPSNEVSLAAIASSSNTEFETHAPDQKLLEEDGTIITL